From the Mya arenaria isolate MELC-2E11 chromosome 17, ASM2691426v1 genome, the window tgagcacatcaataccggtttctaccctcaaaggactcactgagcacatcaataccggtttctaccctcaaaggactcactgagcacatcaacactggtttctaccctcaaaggactcactgagcacatcaataccggtttctaccctcaaaggactcactgagcacatcaataccggtttctaccctcaaaggactcactgagcacataaacactggtttctaccctcaaagagactcactgagcacatcaataccggtttctaccctcaaaggactcactgagcacatcaataccggtttctaccctcaaaggactcactgagcacatcaatacCAGTTTCTACACTCAAAGGAGTCACTGAGTACatcaatactggtttctaccctcaaagagactcactgagcacataaacactggtatctacccacaaatagactcactgagcacataaacACTTGTATCTACCCACAAatagactcactgagcacataaacactggtatctacccacaaatagactcactgagcacataaacactggtatctacccacaaatagactcactgagcacataaacactggtatctacccacaaagagactcactgagcacataaacACTCGTTTCTACCCACAAAGAGATCCACTGAGCACATACACACTGGTATCTACCCACAAAttgactcactgagcacataaacactggtatctacccacaaatagactcactgagcacataaacactggtatctacccacaaatagactcactgagcacataaacactggtatctacccacaaatagactcactgagcacataaacactggtatctacccacaaagagactcactgagcacataaacACTCGTTTCTACCCACAAAGAGATCCACTGAGCACATACACACTGGTATCTACCCACAAAttgactcactgagcacataaacactggtatctacccacaaagagactcactgagcacataaacactggtatctacccacaaagagactcactgagtacatcaataccggtttctaccctcaaaggactcactgagcacatcaatactggtttctaccctcaaaggactcactgagcacatcaataccagtttctaccctcaaaggactcactgagcacatcaatacTGGTTTCTAACCTGAAAGGAGTCACTGAGTACATCAATAccggtttctaccctcaaaAGGACTCACTGAGTACATCAATACCGCTTTCTACCCTCAAAGAGACTCACTCAGCACATAAACACTGGTATCTACCCACAAagagactcactgagcacataaacactggtatctaccctcaaagagactcactgagtacatcaataccggtttctaccctcaaaggactcactgagcacctcaatactggtttctaccctcaaaggactcactgagcacatcaatacctgtttctaccctcaaaggactcactgagcacatcaataccagtttctaccctcaaaggactcactgagcacatcaatacctgtttctaccctcaaaggactcactgagcacatcaatacctgtttctaccctcaaaggactcactgagcacatcaatacctgtttctaccctcaaaggactcactgagcacatcaatacctgtttctaccctcaaaggactcactgagcacatcaatacCAGTTTCTGCCCTCAAAGGACTCACTGGGTACATCAATACCagtttctaccctcaaagagactcactgagcacatcaatacAGGTTTCGACCCTCaaaggactcactgagcacatcaataccggtttctaccctcaaaggactcactgagtacatcaatacctgtttctaccctcaaagaactcactgagcacatcaatacAGGTTTCTACCCTGAACGGAGTCACTGAGTACATCAATAAaggtttctaccctcaaagagactcactgagtacatcaataccggtttctaccctcaaaggactcactgagcacatcaataccagtttctaccctcaaaggagtcactgagtacatcaataccggtttctaccctcaaagagactcactgagcacataaacACTGGTATCTACCCACAAATAGACTCACGGAGCACATAAACACTGGTATCTAGCCACAAAttgactcactgagcacataaacactggtatctacccacaaatagactcactgagcacatcaatactggtttctacccacaAATAGATTCACTGAGCACATTAACACTGGTATCTACCCACAAatagactcactgagcacataaacactggtttctacccacaaatagactcactgagcacataaacACTGGTATCTACCCACAAATAGACTCACTGAGGACatcaatactggtttctaccctcatagagactcactgagcacataaacactggtatctacccacaaatagactcactgagcacataaacactggtatatacccacaaatagactcactgagcacataaacactggtttctacccacaaagagactcactgagcacataaatactggtttctactctcaaagagactcactgagaacataaacactggtatctacccacaaattgactcactgagcacataaacACTGGTATCTACCCTCAAAGAGCCTCGCTGATCACATAAACACTGGTTTCTACCCACAAAGAGACTCGCTGAGCACATAAACACTGGTATCTACCCACAAAttgactcactgagcacataaacACTGGTTTCTAACCTCAAagagactcactgagcacataaacACTGGTGTCTTCCCACAAatagactcactgagcacataaacACTGGTATCTACCCACAAAGAGACTCGCTGAGCTCATAAACACTGGTATCTACCCACAAAGAGCCTCGCTGAGCACATAAACACTGGTATGTACCCACAAAttgactcactgagcacataaacactggtttctaccctcaaagagACTCACTTAGCACATAAACACtggtttctaccctcaaagggactcactgagcacataaacactggtttctacccacaaagagactcactgagcacataaacACTGTTTTCTACCCACAAagagactcactgagcacataaacACTGGTATCTACCCTCAAATAGACTCACTGATCACATAAACACTGGTATCTACCCACAAatagactcactgagcacataaacactggtttctaccaacaaagagactcactgagcacataaacactggtatctacccacaaatagactcactgagcacattaacactggtttctacccacaaagagactcactgagcacattaacactggtttctaccctcaaagagactcactgagcacataaacactggtttctacccacaaagagactcactgagcacataaacactggtttctacccacaaagagactcactgagcacataaacactggtatctacccacaaatagactcactgagcacattaacactggtttctacccacaaagagactcactgagcacataaacactggtatctacccacaaagagactcactgagcacataaacactggtatctacccacaaatagactcactgagcacatcaatacTGGTTTTAAcccttaaaaaaaacaaaaaggaaTCAATAGTTATAAAAATCAGCatacaattgtatttacaattaccctaaaataaatattaaaaagtgtcTTCTTTTTATTGTTCAATATCTTAATCTCTTAATGTTTTAATCggtcattttttcttttttttcaccCACAGTTGGTAAATAAACAGGAAGTGACAAAGGAACATAAATAGAATTGTATTATTTGATCAGTTGTTATTCATTCCTTTTTAGGCGTATAGGTGTTGCATATGTGTCAGCCACAGGATGTGCATTGGTTGTGGCACTCGGGCTCAAAGGGGGACTTGCAAAAGTGagaaatatttcgttttgaaAAATAGCTGGTTAAAGAAATATTGGTAGTTAAATACTTATGTTGCTATGAAAGAGttcatgaataaaaaatcaCTGGGTTTCTTATCTATTTTGAATTCCAGTTTTGGGAAAACATCTTATATCTGCATCTTTCAGAGGGCTTCGCCCCTGTTTCAGCGGTTTGTTCCatttgctgctgttgttgctgctaaCATGGTGAACATTCCACTTATGAGACAGAGGTGAGACAGCATGCCAATGACATTCAAAAACTATTCTAACCTGGTTTATAAGAGAGCTGTACTACTCACCCTATCATCGTGTTGGTgccaccttggttaaggttttgcatgtaagcacctttagtcattatctcagcaaaaacatcatgtattgcattgaaacttaagataTGTTTTTCCAACTATCAAACCTACTCAAATAATTAAGTTAGCTAACACTACTTTAAAGattattcaaaaatatctcATCATGCACCTTATGTAATGCAATGAGACTTTATATAATGGTACTCTAcaatccatgacaaccacaaattatcaaatatccaaacacttttattttcactacgcacaaaagagtcccagcaaaaaaatcatttatactttattttatttaactgaggtcagagaaaaagcatctaccatagccgctcgtgtaagataggttcatccaaaccctcgtgcagggtgttttgcggaaactcagCAAACCtcatttccgcaaaacacccttctggatgaacctatcttacactcttgaccatggaagatacttataatcatgcatatattgcaaataattatttgacataaaaattTTGGTTAAGcctttgcatgtaagcacacatggTTAATAACTCAGCATATACTTGGTGTATttcattgagactttatacaatggttcTCACTCAACCATCCAACTAACTGGAATaactaagttagataactgtattttgcatataatgcacaTAATGGCACtatattatttgacttagaaattctggttaaggttttgcatgaaaCCAAAATCTCAACAATTGATTATGTAATGCATTGGAAGTTTAAGTGCTCCCAACCATCCTACCTTCTTAATCAATCAAGTTAGATttctctatcttgcatatattataaattttgcccctttattattctTAGAATTTCTGGTTAAGgatttgcatgtaagcacatttaagtcaataactTTGCAACTACTTCATGTGttgcatttaaactttaaacatgtgTGCAATCACGTatgataactctatcttgcttaaaatgtaaattttgccCCTTCATTTTTTACTTCTTAAGATTTTGCAGgtaatgtaattttattcatgcatgtttcaccaaaacatTGCTATCCTCAAACTTAAACGCAGCGGAAAAGTCAAGCCAGCTGTCTCTATGACAGtcttagttttgttttaaacaaaaaaaatcatacaaaatacTTTGCATACAGTGAAAATCGCAGAATTCAGCATCTTTGCATCTTATTGAAGTCTGTTTTTGACCTCAATAGCTTTTAAGACATATAGGATGAAAGGATACTTTTCTTGCATCATGTAATTTGACATCAGATACTGATGATGTAATTTACAGGAATGATTCATGATGAATAtagatacatttattttgtatgatttgTGTAAATTTATTAGCTGGCATTCAGGCCTATTGCCTATTGACCTTAATGATGGGGTTTTAGATTCCATGTTGTTTTGTTCCAGTGAGTTGCTGGACGGTGTGAGTGTGTATGACCAGGCAGGTGTACGCGTCGGGGAGTCCCGCTACGCTGCCGTCAAGGGGATTTCCCAGGTCACGCTCAGCCGCATCCTCATAGCAGCACCCAGCATGTGTGAGTACAATGTACACAGCCACATTTAGATGAAACATATTcagtgtgtttttatttgtaaaacctgtaaaaaattaaaaaaatagagcaaaaatattttttacaggtAATTTTGACTTTAAGGAACAATGCATGGTTTCCAATGAATTTGATTTGGGGAAATAACATTCAATGACCccagcatttttttaaaaactgcatTTATCAAGCTTGGATCAGATTTTTCAATCACTGAAAAGCTTGTTATGATTTATGGAATTTTCTAATGAAGTGTACTGTATTGAGTAATTATCCAGATAAGCTTGTAATTTGTGTTATTGATATCCAGATAAGCTTGTACTGTGTGTTGTTGATATCCAGATAAGCTTGTACTGTATGTCATTAATATCCAGATAAGCTTGTACTGTATGGTGTTGATATCCAGATTAGCCTTTACTGTATGTTGTTGATTTACAGATAAGCTTGTACACTATGTTGTTGATATCCTGTTAAGATTGTACTGTATGTTGTTGATATCCAGAAACGCTTGTACTGTATGTTGTTTATATCCAGATAAGCTTGTACTGTATGTTGTTTATATCCAGATAAGCTTATATTGTATGTTGTTCGTTTTCAGA encodes:
- the LOC128223215 gene encoding sideroflexin-2-like — translated: METMRIGVAYVSATGCALVVALGLKGGLAKRASPLFQRFVPFAAVVAANMVNIPLMRQSELLDGVSVYDQAGVRVGESRYAAVKGISQVTLSRILIAAPSMLLLPVLIEGLEKKAWFRRRPFLNAPLQVLVSGAMLLVMVPVGCAIFNQRSCIPSSRLKTIDRLDMKEIESRYGHLPEYVYFNKGL